The DNA window CGTCTTCATCCGGGTGCCCGTGCGCACCAGCACGTTGTGCTCGGCGGTGCCGCGGCCGCTCAGCACGCCGTTGGCCACCGACCAGGTGCCGCCTCCGTCGGTGAACGCCTGGTACTTGCCGATCGTATTGCTGGTGAAGGGGTCGCTCCCGGTGCCGTCTGAACCGGTCGACGACGACGAGCAGCCGGTGAGGGCGGCGCACGACAGGGCGGCAGCCAGCCGCAGGCAGTTGCGCATGGTCGGTTCGACTGTGGACGCGGGCGCCGGCAGGTCCGGCGCACTGGTGAACAACGCTTCAGGCCAGGAGACCGGGACGCAGGCGGCGGTGCGCGCCCTCCCGCGCCGGTCCCCGGACGCTAGGGCCGCCAGGCGGGCTCGCTGAGCGCTTCCGAATAGGGCAGGGGAATGCGAAGCCCGGTCGCCACCTGAACGACCTCCAGGCGGCGGCTGGCAACGTCGTAGCCGGCGATCCAGCGGTCGTCGGGAGACCAGTCGATGCCGAACGCATAGCTCCCGCTGCCCACCTGCCGATCGCCCGCTCCCGCGGACGACATCAGGCGGATGGGTCCGTTCGAGTTCCCGTTTACGTCGAGGTAGGCGATGGTGTCGCCGTGGGACCATTCCGGGGTGTGGCCGAGCACGTTCTGCAGCACCAGCTGCCCCGTCTGCATGTTCAGGATGCGCATGGTGACGTCGCGGCTGCTGCTGGCCTCGAGGAAGTACGCCACCCGGTCACCCGTCGGGGAGGTCGTGGGATACCCCTGGGTGCGGTCGTTGGCCACGAAACCGGGAACCAGCTGCAGCCCCGTGCCGTCCGCGCGAACCCGGTAGGGATAGCCGCGGGAGACGTTGTTGTAGCCGCCGAAGTACACCCACTGCCCGTCGCGCGAGGGGTGCGGCCACACCTCCCCCGCCAGGGGATTCGTGCCCTGCACCAGCGGGCGGGTGGTTCCGTTCAGGTCCGACACGAAGGCGTGGCCGATGTGCTGGGTGCTGAAGACGAACATCTGCCCGCCGGGAAACCACCGCGGAGAGCGGGTGGCGCTCATGGCCACGATGCGCTTGTAGCTGGAGCCGTCAAGGTTGAAGCCGTAGACGCCGTCCGGACCGACGGCCAGCAGGTATCCCTGGGGAACCACGCTCACCGCCACGGTCCGGCTGAGCGCGCCCGCCGAGAGAGTGAGCGTCGCCCGGCCGACCGCCTGCCCGCTCACCGTGGCGCCGCTCACGGTCGCCACGGACGTCGCAGACGAGGTGGTCGAATGCGCCGGGGTGGGGATCGCGTTCCACCACCGGTCGGTGGCGCCGACGCGCAGGGCGTAGCTGCCCCCCGCGAAGACCGCGGTATCCGCGGGGCTCACCGTCAGCTGCGCGGGAGCGCCCGCGTTGATCGTGAACGAGGCCGAGCCGGCCAGGCCCAGCGTGGGCGCGGTGATGGTCACGGTCCCGGCGGCGGCGACGACTCCCATCCGCACCCGCATCACCGCGCGGCCCGTGGCGTCGGTCACGGCGGTCGCCGCCCCCTGGTAGGGGTCTGGTGCCGCCGCGCTCAGCAGCAGCGTCGGCTGGTCAAATCCCCGCAGCCGTTCCACGCTCGACTCGAACCGAACGGAGATCCCCTCCCGCAGCTCGCCGGCGCTGTCGCGCACCTCCACGATCAGCGGCTGGGGGAGAAAGGCAGTCACGGTGTCGGTGACGCCGGCCCCGGAAACCACGCGGATGCCGGCGGGTTCCCGCTTCTTCGTTCCGCCCGGGTTCTCGCACGCGCTGGCCACCAGCGACACGACCAGCAGGCTGAGCGCGCCCACGGCGATCCGGACGTGCTTCGGAGTACGGAGTTGATGAAAACGCATGGTGATCGATGGAGCGGGGAAGGGATGGTTGCGGAAAGAGAAAAATCTAACACGAACAAACGTTTCAAACCAGCGAGTCATGACAGGGAACCGGGCCCTGATCAGCGCCCCGCCACCCGCCGGTATACCTCCGCCAGCCGCCCCACGATCACGTCCCACGAGAAGCCGGCCTCCACGTCCTCGCGCCCGTGCAGCCCCATCGCCCGGGCCGCCGCGGGGTCGTCCATCATCCGCGTAATCGCGTTCGCCAGCGGGCCCGCATCGCCGGGAGGAACGAGAAAGCCGTTGCGCCCGTCGCGGACGATGTCGACGATGCCGCCGGCCGCGCTGGCGATGGTGGGCTTGCCGTAGCTCATCGCCTCGAGCAGCACCACGCCCAGCCCCTCGGTGTCGCCCTTGGCGTCGACCACGGCGGGAAGCACGAAGCAGTCGCAGGCCGCGATGCGCGCCTTGAGCTCGTCCTGGGAAACGAAGCCGTGGAAGATCGCGCGCTCGCCCAGCCCCAGCCGCACGGCCTGCTCCTGCAGCCGCGGCCGCTCCGGGCCCTCTCCCACCACGCGGAGGAGGACGGGGCGCTCCGGCGCGAGGGTGGTCAGTGCGTCCAGCAGCAGGTGCACGCCCTTGCGCTCCACCAGCCGTCCGACGAACAGCAGCTCGAAGGGGGCCGCGGGGTCCGTGCGCGCGGGCGGAAGCCGGACCGGCGGCTCCACGGTTGCGCCGAAGGGGATGATGGCCGCGTCCGCCCCGGGCACCTGCCGCTTCAGCCGGCCCGCGGTGTAGGTGGAGATGGCCGTCACCGCGTCGGAGCCGCGCACGATGCGCCGCAGCACGGGGGAAAGGAACGGCAGCTCCTTTTCCATCCACGTCAGCTCCACGCCGAAGAACGTGGACACCAGCGGCACGCCGGACGCGCGCTTGGCCGCCAGCCCGATCACCCCGTGGGGCAGGGGCCAGAAGGCGTGCACCACGCCGAAGCGCCTCGTGCGCGCCAGCCGCGCGGCGGCGAGCGACCCGGAGGCCACGTAGCCGGGGACGAGGCCCAGGAACGCGGGCTTCTCGCGGATGCGGTCGGGCGCCGTCTGGTCGTGGGTGAGCGTTTCCCACGGGCGGGGCGCGTAGCGAAAGCGGTGGACCGTCACGCCGTCCACCGTCTGCGCGCGCAGGCCGCGGTAGGCGGGCGCCAGCACCTCTACGTCCACGCCCAGCGGCCGCAGCCGGCGGATGGTTTCCACCATCCAGGGCGTGATGACGTCGTCCGGGTCTCGCGGATAGGCCGAGACCAGGTACAGTACCTTCACTTGTGGGAGGGGGAGCGCCGCGATAGGTTGTGCATCTGCCCAAACTAGGGGCTTTTCCCAGCAAATACAAGCACTCCCCACGCGTTTCGGACGTTTGCAGCGCGCCCTCGTCATCATCCCGACCTTCAACGAGAGCGAGAACCTTCCGCGCCTCGTTCCGTCGGTTCTCTCCCGCGATGAGCGGCTCGAAATCCTGGTGGTCGACGACAACTCGCCCGACGGAACCGGCCGCCTCGCCGAAGAGATCGCCGCGGCCGAGCCGCGCGTGCACGTCATCCACCGCGCCGGAAAGCTGGGGCTGGGAACGGCCTACATCGCCGGCTTCAAGTGGGGGATCGAGCGCAAGTACGACATCCTCTTCGAGATGGATGCGGACTTCAGCCACGATCCGGCGCACCTTCCCCAGTTCCTGGAAGCGGTGCAGGACTACGACCTCGTGCTGGGGTCTCGCTACCTCCACGGCCGCGTCACCGTGGTCAACTGGCCGATGGGGCGCCTTTTGCTCAGCTACTTCGCCAACTCGTACGCACGATGGGTGACGGGGCTGCCCATCGCCGACGCCACCGGCGGGTTCAAGTGCTTCCGGCGGCAGGTGCTGGAGTCCATCGAGCTGGACCGGGTGGAAAGCAACGGCTACGCGTTCCAGATCGAGATGAGCTTTCGCGCCTGGAAGAAGGGGTTCCGCCTGGGCGAGATTCCCATCATGTTCGTGGACCGCGACCTGGGCGAGAGCAAGATGAGCAAGAAGATCGTCCGCGAGGCCGTGTGGCGCGTCTGGCGGCTGCGCTTTCTGGCCGCCACCGGGAGGCTGGAAAGCCGCCCCGCGCTGCGCGCCTGAGCCGGACCCCGTTTCTCTTCCGCCGATACCGAATGCACGAGTCCGCGCCCGCTTTCGTCCGTGCCCTGGCCGCCGCCGTGCTGCGCGACGGCGACCCCGCGGCCCGCGCCGCCGAAGCGCACGCGGCCCTGGCGGAGGTGCTGGCCGGGCAGAAGAGCCTGGTGCTGGACGTGCAGTTCACCGGCTTCACCCACAAGGGCCAGCTCGTGGGCGGGGTGGATCCACAGGTGCTGCGCGCGGCGGGGCACCTGATCACCCTGCGGGTAAACCGCATCGGCTTTACCCCCGACGCGCGCGCGGCGGACCTGCAGGACACCTTCTTTCATCTCGCCCGCGGCACCGGCGAGCTGGGCGAAGGCGGAATCGTCGGGGCGATGGCGGCCGCGCGCCCGTACGGCGTGTACCTGAGCACCTCCTCGGCCGAGGTCTACAAGCCCGCCCCTCGCACCCCCGCTGCGCCCGCGGCCGACTCACCACCGCCCTCCGCCGCTGCTCCCGCACAGCCGTCGCCCGCCGAGACACGGTCGGCTCCCGCCGAGGCGCCATCTGTCACGGTGGACGCGCCGGCTCCGGCCGTCGTGGAACCCGTGACGCCGGGCGCGTGGTCGGACAGCGACTTCGAGAGCACGGAGCTGGGGGAGTTCGAGATCCTGGACGCGGACGCCCTTCTCGCGCGCCCTCCGGGCAGCCCAGGGAGCCCCGCTTCGCCGTCGCGTGGGGCGGGGGAGCACGGGCGCGACGAGCCGCCCGTCAACGACATGTTCCACTTCTTCCGCACCTCGGCCTCGGCGGACGAGCAGGCCGAAGCGCTTCCGCGGCTGCTGGCTGCAACGGACAACGTGTCGCGGTTCGACGAGCTGGCCGACACGGCGGTGCGCGCCGCGGTGCAGCTGCTTCGCTCCGACGCGCACGCCGAGGCCGTGGAGGTGCTCGACGCCCTGGTGCGCGAGGCGCAGCGGCCGGACCGCACGCGCCTGTTCCGCGACTCGGCGCTGCAGGCCATCCGCCGGGTGGGCTCGGCCGAGACGCTGCAGCGGCTGGTGGAGCTGCTGGGGCACGGCCGCATTGAGCGCGAGCGCATCCTGCGCTTCCTGGCGTTTACGGGCGGCGACGCGCTGCTGATGCTGGAGGGCTTCATCCACCGCTCGCCCGACGCCGAGTCGCGGTCCGACGCGTTCCGCACGCTGCTGGCGGCGGAGGGAACGGCGGACCGGCTGATCGCGCACGCGGTGCAGGACCCCAACCCGGTGCGGGTGCGCACGCTGCTGGAGCTGGCCGGGGGGCCGGGGGTGGACCCCGAGGTGGCGCGGCGCTGGGCGGCCGAGGCGGCGCGGCACGCCGACGCGGGGATCCGCGCGGACGCGGCGCGCTCCGCGGCGGCGCTGGGCGGGCGCGGGTCGCTGCGGGTGCTGGTGGACCTGCTGGGCGACCCGGAGCGCGTGGTGCGCCGCGAGGCGGTGCAGGGGCTGGGCAGCTTGGGCGAGACCGCGGCCGTTCCGTTTTTGGCGCGCGTGCTGAACGACGGGAGCGACGAGGAGCTGCAGGCGCTCGCCGCGCAGTCGCTGGGCCGCATCGGCTCGGCCGAGGCGCTGCCGGGGCTGCTGGGGGTGGTGAACAAGCGTTCCTTGTTCTCGCTCAACAAGGTGACGCGCCTCAAGATGGCGGCCCTGCAGGCCATCGCCCGCATCCGCACGCCGGGCGCCCGCGAGGCGCTGCAGTCGGTCGCCACGGGCCGCGACGAGTTGGCAGAGGAAGCGAAGAGGTTGCTGGCCAGCCTCTGAGAGCGGCTGACAGCCGAGAGCCTCGCAAAGATCCCGCGAGGCTTCGGTTGCGTGCCTCAAGCCGCTCTGTCATCCCGAAGGAGCGCCCTCCGCATCCTCGCCCGAACACCACCCTCCGCAGCGACTGAGGGATCCGCCACACAGCTCGCGTGATGCGGGCTGATCCTGAGCGCGCTGCGACGAGTGTGTGGCGGATCCCTCAGTCGCTGCCATCTCCGGTGTGAAGGCAGGTCTGTCGTCGCCGCTCCATCGGGATGACACCGGGAGCCGATCCCGTGCGTGCCGATGACGGCCGGGACGTCGTCTCCTGAGGCCGAAACGTGGCAGCGGGGCATTGTCGCGGTTCCGAACTCTCGTGTCGGATCGACGCGCCACCTGTGGCACGATCTCCCGCCTGAAACACCCCCCAACCAGTGGCAAATCCCGCAATCCACAGCGCTCCCGCCTTTATCCACACTTCTCCACATGATTTAGTTTACATAATGTATATTATACGCATTGGTTCAGGGATTGCGCTTGGCCCGAGTCCCATCTGACCCAGGAGCCAACGAGATGGCACGCGCAATCTGGAAAGGAAGCATCAGCTTCGGCCTGGTCCACATTCCGGTGGGCCTCTTCTCCGCCGAGAAGACCAACGACCTGAGCTTCCGTCAGCTCGACCGCCGCAACCTCTCGCCCGTCGGCTACCGGAAGTACAACAAGGCCACCGGCGAAGAGGTCGAGAGCGACGTGATCGTCAAGGGCTACGAGTACGAGAGCGGCCACTACGTCGTGCTCAGCGACGAAGACCTGCTCCGGGCCAACCCCGAAAAGACGCAGACCGTCGAGATCACCGACTTCGTGGACCTCGAGGACATCGAGCCGGTGTTCTACGACAAACCGTACTACCTGGCGCCAACTGGCAAGAACGCCAAGGGCTACGCGCTGCTCCGCGAGGCGCTGAAGCGCACCCGCAAGGTGGGCATCGCCAAGGTGGTCATCCGCTCGCGCGAGTACCTCTCGGCCGTGGTGCCCCAGGGCAACGTGCTGGTGCTGGAAATCCTTCGCTTCGCCGACGAGATCCGCGCCACCGACGACCTGGAGGTGCCGGGCGAAGACCTGCAGGCCATGGGCGTCAACGATCGCGAGATCGAGATGGCCGAGCGCCTGGTAGAGGGCATGACGGCCGAGTGGTCGCCCGAGAAGTACCACGACACGTATCGCGAAGACCTGATGGGCCTGATCCAGGGGCGCATCGACAGCGGCCAGACCAACGAGCCCGACGAGTCGCCGGTGCCCGAGGTGGGCGAGGCGCGCGGGGACGTGATCGACATCATGTCGCTGCTCAAGCGCAGCGTCGAAGCCACGACCGGTGGCGCCAACGACGCGGACGAGGCCGAGCGCCCCGCGGCCAAGGCGCCGAAGCCCGCCGCGGCCAAGCCCGCAGCCGCGCCCAAGGCGGTGGCGAAGTCTGCCGCCAAGCCACGCAAGGCGGCCTCGGCCAGCAAGCCTTCGCCCCGCTCCGCCGCGCCGGCCAAGCCGCGCGCCAGCAGCAGCAAGAAGCGCAAGGCCGCCTGAACCCGCGCGCCTGAATGGGCCTCGACGAGTACAAGCGTAAGCGCGACTTTCGCGTCACCGCAGAACCAGAAGGGCACGTCCACCCCGCGGGGGACGTGCTCTCCTTCTGCATCCAGAAGCACGCGGCCAGCCACCTTCACTACGACTTTCGCCTGGAGCTGGACGGCGTCCTGAAGAGCTGGGCCGTCCCCAAGGGGCCCAGCCTGGATCCGTCCGTCAAGCGCCTGGCCGTTCACGTCGAGGATCACCCCATCGAGTACGGCGTCTTCGAGGGGATCATCCCCAGGAAGGAATACGGCGGCGGCACCGTGATGCTGTGGGACCGCGGCCGCTGGACGCCGGACGAGGACCCGCACCAGGGCTATCGCAAGGGACACATCCGTTTTCACCTCCACGGCGAGCGGCTGTCCGGCGGATGGCACCTGGTGCGCTCGCGGCGGCCGCGGGAGGAGGGCCAGAAGGAGCAGTGGCTGCTCTTCAAGGACGACGATGACGTCGCGCGCTCCGAGTCTGCCGGCGTCATCACGGAGGAATTCGTCACCAGCGTGGCCACGGGCCGCACGATGGACGAGATCGCCGCCGACGCCGACGCCCGCTGGGACTCGAAGGCGCCCGCGGCCGAGGCGCTGATCCGCGACGGCAAGCCCTCGAAGGCCGCGAAGAAGCCCGCCGCAAAGCCGAAATCCACCCGCTCCGCCAAGCCCGTGGCCTCCCCCGCTCCCGGCGTGCCCGGCGCCCGCAAGGCGGCGTTCCCTGCCGAGTTCACCCCTGCCCTGGCCACCCTGGTCGACGAGGTGCCGGCCGGCGACGGCTGGATCCACGAGATCAAGTACGATGGATATCGCCTCGTCGTGATGCTGCGCGGCGGCAAGGCGCGGCTGGTTACCCGCAATGGCAACGACTGGACGGACAAGTTCCCCGAGATGGCCGGGGCGCTCTCTGCCCTGCCCGCCCGCGACGCCATCCTGGACGGCGAGCTGGTGATGCTGACGCCTGGCGGCACCTCGAGCTTCCAGGCGCTGCAGAACGTGCTGAGCAGCGGCCGCACGGCGGACCTGGTGTTCTACGCCTTCGACCTGATGCACCTGGACGGGATGGACCTGCGCGGGTCTCCCCTGCTGGCCCGCAAGGAAGCGTTGCGCGGGCTGCTGGCGGGCGATCCCGCCGGCGCGGTGCGGTTCAGCGACCACATCGTGGGGAGCGGGGGCGTGTTCCATCAGCAGGCGTGCGCGATGGGGCTGGAGGGCATCATCTGCAAGCGGGCCGATGCGCCGTACGCGCAGAAACGCACGAAGGACTGGCTGAAGGTGAAGTGCCTGCTGCGCCAGGAGTTCGTCATCGGGGGCTTCAGCGAGCCGCGCGGCTCACGGTCGCACTTTGGCGCGCTGCACGTGGGCGTGTACCGCGACGGCGAGCTGGTGCACTCCGGCAAGGTGGGCACGGGCTTCAACGAAGAGGTGCTGCGCCAGGTGCACGCCCGGCTGAAGAAGCTGAAGCGGGCGGATTCGCCCTTCTCCGACTTCGGCCGGCGGGGGCGCCAGCCGGCCGGGGTCACCTGGGTGGAGCCCACGCTGGTGTGCGAGGTGGAGTTCACCGAGTGGACCGGCGACGGCATCCTTCGCCACCCCGTCTTCCAGGGGCTGCGCGAAGACAAGCCGGCCACGCAGGTGGTGCGCGAAGACCCGCGCGCCCTCCCCGCGGGCGAGTCCGCGGCCGCGGGGTCCGATGCCGCCAACGCGAAGGGCCGCGCCCGCGCGCCGGCGCGCGGCGCGTCGAAGGATGCGCCCGCGGCCCCGTCCAGCCGCCCCGTGCCGCCGTCGACCAAGTCCGCATCCCCGCGGCGCGGCAAGGCGCCGGACGTGGAGGTGGAGGGGATCCGCCTGTCGAATCCCGACAAGGTGCTCTTCCCCGCCCTGGGCACCACCAAGCTGGACCTGGCGCACTACTACGAGGCCATCGGCGAGTGGATGCTGCCGCACATCGTCGATCGCCCGCTGACGCTCGTCCGCTGCCCGGAGGGGGTGGGCGGACAGTGCTTCTACCAGAAGCACGGCGATGAGCACTTTCCCGCGCAGGTGGGGCGGACGACCATCCTGGAGAACGACGGCGATCCGCGCGTCTACACCTACGTAGATTCGGTCGCGGGGCTCGTCGCCATGGTGCAGATGGGCGCGCTGGAGCTTCACGTTTCAAACGCGCGCCGCGACAGCTTCGAGAAGCCCGACCAGTTCGTAATGGACCTGGATCCCGCGCCGGACGTGCCGTGGGCGCGCGTGGTGGCGGCGGCGTTCCAGGTGCGCGACCGCCTGGACGAGCTGGGGCTGCGCAGCTGGGTGAAGACCACGGGCGGCAAGGGGCTTCACGTGGTCGTTCCCATCGCCCGGCGCTCGTCGTGGGACGAGGTCAAGGACTTCACCAAGGCCCTGTCGGCGGACCTGAGCGCCGCCAACCCGGGCAAGTACCTGATCAAGGCCACCAAGGCGGCACGCAAGGGCAAGATCTTCCTCGATTACCTCCGCAACGGCCGCGGCGCTACGGCCATCTGCGCCTACTGCGTCCGGGCCCGTCCCACCGGCGCCGTCTCGGTCCCCATCGGCTGGGACGAGCTGACGGCGGAGCTCCGCACGGACGACTTCACGCCCCAGGCCGTCGCCGAACGTATCCAGTCGCTCCAGGGAGACCCGTGGGCGGAGTACTGGACCACGCGGCAGTCGATCACCAAGCAGATGCGGGCCGCGGTGGGGTTGACGTAAGCCCCGAATTGCGTTCAATTTGGCTCCGTTCCCGCCAGCATCTGAAACGCGTTGCGCGTGCTTGGTCCCAGGGGCTGAACGCGCTCTCCCTCCATCGGTGTGAACCCCCTCCCATGCCCAATTCCTTTCTGGTTCGCGCGCCCCTGCTCGCATTGCTCCTGGTTGCTGCCTGCGACGGCCCGAGCACGGGGGTCGAGGCACCGCCCCAAGTGCGCACGCAGGTTTCCACGCAGGCTGCCGAGGTGGGTACCCCGTTCGAGTTCGACGCCACGCTCGGGGGAGAGGCGTTCCGCGGCAGCGGGCTGACGTACACGCTGACGTTCGCGCCGGCGGGTGGAGGGCTGCAGGGGGCGGACGGGCGGATCACTGGAACCCCGGCTGAACCAGGGGTCGTCATCGTAACGCTGACGGCGACTGGCACGACGGGGGCGCAGGCCACGCAAAGCTTTCCGCTGGTGATCTTTTCCCGCGGGCTCGCCGCGCCGCAGCTTCCCGGCGTGCCCTTCCGCTACAGCGATCAGGGCGTGCCGCTCCCCGCCCATTACCTGGCGTCGGCGCTCGGCGGGCCGGTGACGGCCACCGACAACACGCCGGCGGGCAACCCCATCACCGACGCGGGCGCCGCGCTGGGCCGCGTGCTCTTCTTCGATCGCCGGCTTTCGGCCAACGACGCCGTGTCGTGCGCGTCCTGCCACGTGCAGGCGGCGGGGTTCTCCGACACCGCCCAGGTCAGCCGCGGGTTCCGGGGCGAAATGACCGGCCGCCACTCGATGGCGCTGACGAACGCGCGCTTCTACCGCAACGGCCGGTTCTTCTGGGACGAGCGCGCCGCCACCCTCGAGGCGCAGGTCCTGCAGCCCATCCAGGACGGCAAGGAAATGGGGATGTCGCTGCAGAACCTGGTGTGGAAGCTCCAGGTCACGCCGTACTACCCCGCCCTCTTCCAGGCCGCGTTCGGCTCGGCGGAGATCGATTCCACCCGCGTGGCACGCGCCCTGGCGCAGTACGTCCGTTCGATGACCTCCACCGACTCGCGCTTCGACCGGGCCTTCGCCGGCACGGGCGACTCGAACAACTTCGCCAGCTTTACCCCCGAGGAACGCCAGGGACACCAGTTGTTCCTGTCCAGCGGGTGCGCGGGGTGCCATGCCACGAATGCGCACGTCTCCGACGCGCCGCAGAACATCGGGCTGGATGCGGTGACGACCGACCTGGGCGCCGGGGGCGGACGCTTCAAGTCTCCCTCGCTGCGAAACGTGGCCGTCCGTGGCCGCTTCATGCACGACGGCCGCTTCACCTCGCTGGAGCAGGTGGTGAGCTTCTACGACACCGGCGTCCAGCCCAACCCCGACCTGGACCCGGGGCTGCGCGGCCCCGACGGGAAGCCCCGCCGCCTGAACCTTACGCCCGCGCAGCGGAAGGCGCTTGTCGCCTACCTGGAAACGCTGACGGACCACACCCAGCTCACGGCGCAGCGGTTCTCGGACCCGTTCCCCCAATGACCCACGCGCCAGCACCCGGCGGCGGCTGGCGCTCCAGGCTTCTCCGGTGGGGCCGCCGCGGCTGACGACGTAGCGGCGCGCTCGAACCCCCCTGCGCCTGCCTGGAAACCGCGTCACGCAGGGTCAGGGCGGTGGACCGTGGGGTGGCGGACCATGGGGCGGAGGCCCGTACTCCCCGTGCGGGCCGCGGTGGGGAGGCGGGCCTTTCCTGCCGGGGGCCGGGTGGCGCAGGAGCGGCGCCGTGCGGACGAACTCGGCCAGGCGCTCGCGCTGCGCCTCGTCCAGCAGGGGCACCATGCGCACCTGCATGCTGTCGAAGCCCGCGCGGATGCGCGCGTTGGCGGCATCGAGCGCCTCGTCGTTGTTGCGGGCCGCCGCGTCTACGAACGGCCGCAGCGAGTCCCACTGCGCCGGCGAGTGGGGGCGGATGATCTCCTCCATGCGCCCGGCGAACCCGCGCGGCCGACGCGTCTCTGCGAGTTCCGCGGTGCGGCGGTTCTGCAGTGCGCCGGCCGCAAGCCCCCCCAGCACAGCGCCCAGCGCCAGCGTCACCGCCAGGATCAGCGCGGACTTCGCCTCCACCCGCATCGCGTCGCCCTTCAACGCAGGTACGAGGGCACCAGCACCGGATCGAACGCCTCTTCCGCCGCCGAGGGTAGCCCGAGCAGCGCGTCCAC is part of the Longimicrobium sp. genome and encodes:
- a CDS encoding polyprenol monophosphomannose synthase, translated to MQRALVIIPTFNESENLPRLVPSVLSRDERLEILVVDDNSPDGTGRLAEEIAAAEPRVHVIHRAGKLGLGTAYIAGFKWGIERKYDILFEMDADFSHDPAHLPQFLEAVQDYDLVLGSRYLHGRVTVVNWPMGRLLLSYFANSYARWVTGLPIADATGGFKCFRRQVLESIELDRVESNGYAFQIEMSFRAWKKGFRLGEIPIMFVDRDLGESKMSKKIVREAVWRVWRLRFLAATGRLESRPALRA
- a CDS encoding cytochrome-c peroxidase, translating into MPNSFLVRAPLLALLLVAACDGPSTGVEAPPQVRTQVSTQAAEVGTPFEFDATLGGEAFRGSGLTYTLTFAPAGGGLQGADGRITGTPAEPGVVIVTLTATGTTGAQATQSFPLVIFSRGLAAPQLPGVPFRYSDQGVPLPAHYLASALGGPVTATDNTPAGNPITDAGAALGRVLFFDRRLSANDAVSCASCHVQAAGFSDTAQVSRGFRGEMTGRHSMALTNARFYRNGRFFWDERAATLEAQVLQPIQDGKEMGMSLQNLVWKLQVTPYYPALFQAAFGSAEIDSTRVARALAQYVRSMTSTDSRFDRAFAGTGDSNNFASFTPEERQGHQLFLSSGCAGCHATNAHVSDAPQNIGLDAVTTDLGAGGGRFKSPSLRNVAVRGRFMHDGRFTSLEQVVSFYDTGVQPNPDLDPGLRGPDGKPRRLNLTPAQRKALVAYLETLTDHTQLTAQRFSDPFPQ
- the ligD gene encoding DNA ligase D — encoded protein: MGLDEYKRKRDFRVTAEPEGHVHPAGDVLSFCIQKHAASHLHYDFRLELDGVLKSWAVPKGPSLDPSVKRLAVHVEDHPIEYGVFEGIIPRKEYGGGTVMLWDRGRWTPDEDPHQGYRKGHIRFHLHGERLSGGWHLVRSRRPREEGQKEQWLLFKDDDDVARSESAGVITEEFVTSVATGRTMDEIAADADARWDSKAPAAEALIRDGKPSKAAKKPAAKPKSTRSAKPVASPAPGVPGARKAAFPAEFTPALATLVDEVPAGDGWIHEIKYDGYRLVVMLRGGKARLVTRNGNDWTDKFPEMAGALSALPARDAILDGELVMLTPGGTSSFQALQNVLSSGRTADLVFYAFDLMHLDGMDLRGSPLLARKEALRGLLAGDPAGAVRFSDHIVGSGGVFHQQACAMGLEGIICKRADAPYAQKRTKDWLKVKCLLRQEFVIGGFSEPRGSRSHFGALHVGVYRDGELVHSGKVGTGFNEEVLRQVHARLKKLKRADSPFSDFGRRGRQPAGVTWVEPTLVCEVEFTEWTGDGILRHPVFQGLREDKPATQVVREDPRALPAGESAAAGSDAANAKGRARAPARGASKDAPAAPSSRPVPPSTKSASPRRGKAPDVEVEGIRLSNPDKVLFPALGTTKLDLAHYYEAIGEWMLPHIVDRPLTLVRCPEGVGGQCFYQKHGDEHFPAQVGRTTILENDGDPRVYTYVDSVAGLVAMVQMGALELHVSNARRDSFEKPDQFVMDLDPAPDVPWARVVAAAFQVRDRLDELGLRSWVKTTGGKGLHVVVPIARRSSWDEVKDFTKALSADLSAANPGKYLIKATKAARKGKIFLDYLRNGRGATAICAYCVRARPTGAVSVPIGWDELTAELRTDDFTPQAVAERIQSLQGDPWAEYWTTRQSITKQMRAAVGLT
- a CDS encoding HEAT repeat domain-containing protein; this encodes MHESAPAFVRALAAAVLRDGDPAARAAEAHAALAEVLAGQKSLVLDVQFTGFTHKGQLVGGVDPQVLRAAGHLITLRVNRIGFTPDARAADLQDTFFHLARGTGELGEGGIVGAMAAARPYGVYLSTSSAEVYKPAPRTPAAPAADSPPPSAAAPAQPSPAETRSAPAEAPSVTVDAPAPAVVEPVTPGAWSDSDFESTELGEFEILDADALLARPPGSPGSPASPSRGAGEHGRDEPPVNDMFHFFRTSASADEQAEALPRLLAATDNVSRFDELADTAVRAAVQLLRSDAHAEAVEVLDALVREAQRPDRTRLFRDSALQAIRRVGSAETLQRLVELLGHGRIERERILRFLAFTGGDALLMLEGFIHRSPDAESRSDAFRTLLAAEGTADRLIAHAVQDPNPVRVRTLLELAGGPGVDPEVARRWAAEAARHADAGIRADAARSAAALGGRGSLRVLVDLLGDPERVVRREAVQGLGSLGETAAVPFLARVLNDGSDEELQALAAQSLGRIGSAEALPGLLGVVNKRSLFSLNKVTRLKMAALQAIARIRTPGAREALQSVATGRDELAEEAKRLLASL
- a CDS encoding Ku protein; the encoded protein is MARAIWKGSISFGLVHIPVGLFSAEKTNDLSFRQLDRRNLSPVGYRKYNKATGEEVESDVIVKGYEYESGHYVVLSDEDLLRANPEKTQTVEITDFVDLEDIEPVFYDKPYYLAPTGKNAKGYALLREALKRTRKVGIAKVVIRSREYLSAVVPQGNVLVLEILRFADEIRATDDLEVPGEDLQAMGVNDREIEMAERLVEGMTAEWSPEKYHDTYREDLMGLIQGRIDSGQTNEPDESPVPEVGEARGDVIDIMSLLKRSVEATTGGANDADEAERPAAKAPKPAAAKPAAAPKAVAKSAAKPRKAASASKPSPRSAAPAKPRASSSKKRKAA
- a CDS encoding glycosyltransferase family 4 protein, with the translated sequence MKVLYLVSAYPRDPDDVITPWMVETIRRLRPLGVDVEVLAPAYRGLRAQTVDGVTVHRFRYAPRPWETLTHDQTAPDRIREKPAFLGLVPGYVASGSLAAARLARTRRFGVVHAFWPLPHGVIGLAAKRASGVPLVSTFFGVELTWMEKELPFLSPVLRRIVRGSDAVTAISTYTAGRLKRQVPGADAAIIPFGATVEPPVRLPPARTDPAAPFELLFVGRLVERKGVHLLLDALTTLAPERPVLLRVVGEGPERPRLQEQAVRLGLGERAIFHGFVSQDELKARIAACDCFVLPAVVDAKGDTEGLGVVLLEAMSYGKPTIASAAGGIVDIVRDGRNGFLVPPGDAGPLANAITRMMDDPAAARAMGLHGREDVEAGFSWDVIVGRLAEVYRRVAGR